The Cottoperca gobio chromosome 22, fCotGob3.1, whole genome shotgun sequence genome contains a region encoding:
- the tc2n gene encoding tandem C2 domains nuclear protein, producing MVEAMECLKDCCKNFVKKKGKEQEMQVIALKMPPNKAAASRWEPDEGKRGVTEDYLLSKLPPDGREVPFVLPTFKASYIQPRGSRYPNLQAGPQSSARCTYAERKAELQGTSQFTYSPEASFHQGQLAGYISPGSTHRTTLKNKDAGPQSPGWTLKPGGEQRLSSSMFDLSSPQSHMQRFDSVSSVLSSTSSRIGSIESSLDSITLSGDERELGKVCVRLSYQEALEQVWITVVQCSDLSAPDGVEQQKIGFKGIITIPKPIQFKSSIKEYRQDVSFMETFVFALRLQQLRCSALVLRLQTHNPKKRTVAECVLSLRQLGPQEVEHWLDLNLKSKSSVCLSELHLTTCFQPVNGRIQLQVLAAQNLPASSSPLTQGFFVKVEMHQLGRVVMKKKTRFLKALGGQCKWKETFHFLLAALDHACSLSVKLYSRSSVRRKQCLGQVQLGFKSPVPDAVEQWKDTMAHPEKVVSAWHRLSAA from the exons ATGG TTGAAGCCATGGAGTGCCTCAAAGACTGCTGCAAGAACTTTGtgaagaagaaggggaaggagCAGGAGATGCAGG TGATCGCTCTGAAGATGCCTCCGAACAAGGCGGCGGCGTCCCGATGGGAGCCGGATGAAGGGAAACGGGGCGTCACAGAAGACTACCTCCTGTCCAAGCTGCCCCCTGATGGCAGAGAGGTGCCGTTTGTCCTGCCCACCTTCAAGGCCTCCTACATCCAACCCAGAGGCTCCCGCTACCCCAATCTACAGGCCGGTCCACAGA GTTCGGCCCGGTGCACGTATGCAGAGAGGAAAGCAGAGCTGCAGGGCACCAGTCAGTTCACCTACAGCCCCGAGGCCAGCTTCCATCAGGGTCAGCTGGCCGGGTACATCTCCCCCGGATCCACCCACCGCACCACGCTGAAGAACAAAGACGCCGGTCCCCAAAGTCCAG GCTGGACTCTGAAGCCGGGCGGCGAGCAGCGACTCAGCAGCTCCATGTTTGATCTGTCCAGCCCTCAGAGTCACATGCAG CGCTTTGACTCCGTCTCCAGCGTCCTCAGCAGCACGTCATCGAGGATCGGCTCCATTGAAAGCAGCCTCG ACTCCATCACGCTGTCTGGGGATGAGCGTGAGCTGGGGAAGGTGTGCGTCAGACTGAGCTACCAGGAGGCTCTGGAGCAGGTGTGGATCACCGTGGTTCAG TGTTCAGACCTCAGCGCTCCGGATGGAGTGGAACAACAAAAGATTGGATTCAAAGGGATCATCACCATCCCCAAACCCATACAGTTCAAGAGCTCGATCAAGGAGTACCGACAG GATGTGTCCTTCATGGAGACCTTCGTGTTTGCGCTGCGTCTCCAGCAGTTGCGCTGTAGTGCGTTGGTGCTGCGGCTGCAGACGCACAACCCCAAGAAACGTACGGTGGCGGAGTGCGTCCTCTCCCTGCGGCAGCTCGGCCCTCAGGAGGTCGAGCACTGGCTGGACCTGAACCTGAAGTCCAAATCCTCT GTGTGCCTCTCTGAGCTGCATCTCACCACCTGCTTTCAGCCCGTCAACGGACGCATCCAGCTCCAAGTCCTCGCCGCCCAAAACCTCCCAGCGTCCTCCTCCCCGCTCACCCAAG GGTTCTTTGTCAAAGTGGAGATGCACCAGTTGGGGCGGGTggtgatgaagaagaagactcGCTTCCTGAAGGCGTTGGGGGGGCAGTGTAAGTGGAAGGAGACTTTTCACTTCCTGCTCGCGGCGTTAGATCACGCCTGCTCGCTGTCAGTCAAACTCTACAGCCGGAGCTCGGTGAGGAGGAAACAGTGTCTCGGACAG GTTCAGCTGGGCTTCAAAAGTCCGGTCCCAGACGCAGTGGAGCAGTGGAAGGACACCATGGCTCACCCGGAGAAAGTGGTGTCTGCGTGGCACAGGCTGAGCGCTGCCTGA
- the fbln5 gene encoding fibulin-5 — MLLERRGFRFCSSARMLAALVCILLCIQPGHGQTCTEGFAYDRRARQCVDVDECRTMPDVCRGDMRCVNQNGGYLCLPRNLYNQPYRQETPALPEPAYPDASVGFPDTFLPDPPRAVEPSYPRVRTTAQCILGYAAAEDGTCNDIDECETNSHHCNPTQVCINTAGGYTCSCTEGYWLIGGQCQDIDECRYGYCQQLCANVPGSYSCSCNPGFILNPDSRTCQDVDECEDEPCSHGCFNTYGSYMCNCDEGFELASDGTTCIDLDECSFSEFLCQHRCVNTPGSFSCICPSGYYVFEDGRTCEDINECDTGNNTCTTAQVCFNFQGGYTCLDPLQCHSPYVEVSDNQCMCSAENPACRDKPFTILYRHMDLSSGRSVPADIFQMQATTRYPGAFYIFQIKSGNDGREFYMRQTSNVSATLVLSRPITGPREVVLDLEMVTVNNVINFRGSSIIRVTVFVSEHPF; from the exons ATGCTACTTGAGAGACGTGGCTTCAGGTTTTGCTCTTCTGCAAG GATGTTGGCAGCTCTGGTGTGTATTCTGCTTTGCATCCAGCCCGGACACGGACAG ACCTGCACGGAAGGTTTTGCGTACGACCGCAGGGCCAGACAGTGCGTAG ATGTGGATGAGTGCCGCACAATGCCAGATGTTTGCCGAGGAGACATGCGCTGTGTGAACCAGAACGGAGGCTACCTGTGCCTCCCGAGGAACCTGTACAATCAGCCGTACCGACAGGAGACCCCGGCCCTGCCCGAGCCCGCTTACCCGGACGCATCGGTTGGATTTCCAGACACCTTCCTCCCGGATCCTCCGAGAGCTGTGGAGCCCAGCTACCCCAGAGTTAGGACCACCGCGCAGTGCATTCTGGGATATGCTGCTGCAGAGGATGGCACCTGTAATG ACATCGATGAATGTGAGACGAACTCTCATCACTGTAACCCCACCCAGGTCTGCATCAACACAGCAGGTGGCTACACCTGTTCCTGCACTGAGGGCTACTGGCTCATCGGTGGGCAGTGCCAGG ATATTGATGAGTGTCGCTATGGTTACTGCCAGCAGCTGTGTGCCAACGTCCCCGGCTCTTATTCGTGCTCCTGTAACCCCGGCTTCATCCTCAACCCAGACAGCAGGACCTgtcaag ATGTGGATGAGTGTGAGGACGAGCCGTGCAGTCACGGCTGCTTCAACACGTACGGCTCCTACATGTGTAACTGTGACGAGGGCTTTGAGTTGGCGTCCGACGGCACGACCTGCATCG ACTTGGACGAGTGCAGCTTCTCTGAGTTTCTGTGTCAGCACCGCTGTGTGAACACGCCCGGCTCCTTCTCCTGCATCTGCCCGTCTGGATATTATGTGTTTGAGGACGGCCGGACGTGTGAAG ATATCAATGAATGTGACACTGGTAACAACACCTGTACAACAGCACAAGTATGTTTCAATTTCCAGGGAGGCTACACATGCCTGGATCCTCTACAGTGTCACTCTCCTTACGTCGAAGTTAGTGACAA TCAGTGCATGTGCTCAGCTGAGAACCCTGCCTGCAGGGACAAGCCCTTCACTATTCTGTACCGACACATGGACTTGTCGTCGGGGCGCAGTGTGCCTGCAGACATCTTCCAGATGCAGGCCACCACGCGTTACCCCGGCGCCTTCTACATCTTCCAGATAAAGTCGGGCAACGACGGGCGAGAGTTTTACATGAGG CAAACCAGCAACGTGAGCGCCACACTCGTCCTGTCCCGGCCCATCACGGGGCCCCGGGAGGTGGTGCTGGACTTGGAGATGGTCACGGTGAACAACGTCATCAACTTCAGAGGCAGCTCCATCATACGTGTGACGGTGTTTGTCTCAGAGCACCCGTTCTGA